The Acidaminococcus fermentans DSM 20731 sequence CACCATCAGGGCGCAGATGGGACCATTGGGGTCTCCCTGTTCTTTCCCGAAGATCATCCACAGGAAGGGCAGGGCCGTCATGATGGATCCGCCGGGAGCACCCGGAGAAGCCACCATGGCAACGCCCAGGGTCATAATGAAGGGGATGACCGTGCCCAGGTGGATGGGGATCTGGTACATGAGACAGACCGCCGTGGCACAAGCAGTAATGGTGATCATGGAACCGCACATGTGGATGTTGGCGCACAGAGGAATCACGAAGTTGCGGATCTGTTCGCAGACCCCGTCAGCCTTGGAGCATTCCAGGTTGACCGGAATGGTGGCTGCGGAAGACTGGGTCCCCAGGGCGGTGGTATAGCCCGGGATCTGGTTCTTCATCAGGGTGAAGGGGTTTTTCCCGCTGAAGGAACCGGCAATCATGAACTGGACAAACAACAAGATCAGATGCATGGCGATGACCACCAGGAAAACTTTCCAGAGTACACTCAGGATCACGAAGGTCTTGCCGGAACGGGTCATGTCCACAAAAGTGCCGCAAATGTACAGGGGCAGGAAGGGGACGATGGCGTGGGTCAGGACCTGGTCGATAATCTTGGAGAAATCCTTGAAGCCGTTGTACAGGGTGTCGCCGATTTCCTTGCCCCGGAGGGAGGACAGGCACAGGCCGATGATGAAAGCCAGCACCACGGCGGAGATGGTGTCCAGGATGGGCGGGATCGTAATGGAGAAGAAGGGCGGCAGGCTCTTGCCGGCGGTCTTGGCCAGTTCATCCAGCACCCCGGCGCTGATAAAGGACGGGAAAAGGGTGTCAGCCACCGTGAAGGAGAAGGTGCCTCCCACCAGGGTGGAACCGTAGGCGATGACGGCAGTAATCAGGAGCAGTTTCCCTGCTCCCTGGGACAGATCGGCGATCCCCATGGTCACGTAGGCCAGGATCATCAAAGGAATGACGAATTTCAGGAAATTGCTGAAGATGCCGGAAAGGGTAACGACGGTGCGGCAGATATCTTCCGGCAGATACTGTCCAATAAGGATACCGATAATGATGGCAATGATGATTTTTGGTACAAGACCGAGTTTCATGAAAATGTAACCTCCCCTGAACTTGACAAACCCTGTCCCGCCGGCTGGGAGATCACGTTTGACTTTTCTGTTTATTCAGTGTACTATGGTTGTGCTCATAAAGCAAATTAATAAACTCGATTTAATCGATGAAAATTTCTCATAATTGAAAAAGGCGGTTGACAGAATGGAACTAAGAGAATTAAAAAGCTTTCTGAAAATTATGGAAGTGCAAAGTTTTTCCAGGGCGGCGAAGGAATTGGGATACTCACAGTCCGCTCTGAGTGTACAAATACATTCTCTGGAAAGTGAACTGGGGGTCCGGCTCTTTGACCGGCTGGGCAGGCAGGTGGTCCTGACACCCCCGGGCAGGGAACTGGCCCGCCGGGCACTGCCCATTCTCCAGCAAGTGGAGGAAGTGGAGAACGTGATGCACAACCGGCCGCCGGCCCAGGCCCTGCGGCTGGGGATGATCGAAAGCCTGTGCAAGGCCCACATGTCCCGGGTGATGGAGTATGCGGCCCGGAACCTGCCGGATCTCCACATTACGATTACCATTGATTCCCCCAGTGTGCTGCTGGATGCCCTGAACCACAACAAGGTGGATCTGGTGTATGTGCTGGACAAACCTTTATTTGATGTAAAATGGGTGAAAGTGTTCCAGAAACGGGAAAACATCGTGTTTGTCTGTTCCCAGGATTCGCCCCTGGCCCGGAAAAAGGAAGTGGAGCTGGAAGAAGTGATCCGGCAGCCTTTTTTCCTGACGGAAAAGGAGGACAATTACCGGCTGAGTCTGGATCAGCATCTGGCGGCCCGGCAGTGTGCCCTGGAGCCTTTATTGGAAGTCAGTGACACCGGGTTCATCCTGGACATGGTCCAACGGAATCTGGGACTGTCCTTCCTGCCCCAGTACGTGGTGGAAAACAGTCTGTGGCAGGACCGGCTCCATATCCTCCGGGTACGGGATTTCCGTATGCACATGTACCGGCAGCTGTTCTACCACAAGGACAAATGGCTGACCCAGGCCATGAAAGTATTCCTTCAGCTGGCTGTCCGGGAAAATCCTCCGGAAGACGGGGAGAAAATCCCCGATTTTTCCGGAAATCCGGAGGAGGACCCTTGCACGGAAGGGGGGAGTATGATATAATTGTCAAGCGTTAATGTCGGGATATATTAATGCAATTTCAGAAAGAGGTGTTTCAGGAATGAAAAAGGGAATCCATCCTAACTACGGTGAATGCACCGTGATTTGTGGCTGTGGGAATACATTCAAAACTGGCAGTGTGAAAAAGGAACTGCGCGTGGACGTTTGCTCCAAATGCCATCCTTTCTTCACTGGTAAACAGCGTGATATGTCTGCCAGAGGCCGGATCGAAAAATTCAACAAACGGTACGGCAAAGACGCAAAATAAAAAATGCGCATGAACAGGGAGTGACTTGCAGACATTGCAGCACTCCTTTTCTTGTATCCGGGGAGTCATGGTATGACCAAAAAATTAAGTGTCGGTGGCCAGGCGGTCATCGAGGGAGTGATGATGCGGGGACCGGGGAAGCTTGCCGTGGCGGTGCGGAAACCCAACGGGGAAATCACCGTGGACCTGAAGGACGCCGGGAGCGTCAGCGACCGGTACCCCATTCTGAAGAAGCCCTTTCTCCGGGGCGTGGTGTCCCTGGTGGAATCCCTGAGCTACGGGATGAAGGCCCTGTCTTTTTCCGCCCAGGCTTCCGGGGAGGAAGAAGAGGGCGAAGAGAGCATGAGCAGTCTGGAACTGGCGGGGACCATTGCCGTTTCCGTGGGGCTGGCGGTGCTGCTGTTCGTGGTGCTGCCCACGGGGGCCATGAAGCTGCTCCAGAATGAGGGGTTCAGTCCCATGGTGCTGAATCTGTGTGAAGGCCTGCTGAGGCTGGGAATCTTCCTGCTGTACATCTGGGGGATTTCCCGGCAGAAGGATATCCAGCGGGTGTTCCAGTACCACGGGGCGGAACACAAGACCATCTATACCTATGAACACGGGCTGCCCCTGCGGGTGGAGAACGTGCGGCCCTTTTCCACTCTCCATCCCCGGTGCGGCACCAATTTCCTGATGATCGTCATGCTCATCAGCATTTTCATCTTTACTTTCCTGGGCTGGCCCAGCCTGTGGGAGCGGATCCTGTCCCGGATCCTGCTGATGCCGGTAGTGGCGGGCATCAGCTACGAAATCATCCGGTTCGCCGGGAAGCATATGGAAAAACCCTGGGTCCGGGCAGCCATCCTGCCGGGCCTGGCGCTCCAGAAACTGACCACCCGCCAGCCGGACGACGACCAGATCGAAGTGGCCATCGCTTCCCTGAAAGCGGTGCTGCCGCCGGAAGAAATCATTGAATAACGGGGAATCATTATGTTTGAGAATTTGGACAAACTCCAGGATCTGGAAGACCGGTACCTGGACCTGGAAGCCAAGATCAGCGATCCGGAGGTGATCGCCCGGCAGGAGGAATGGCTGAAATACACCAAAGCCCATGCCAAACTGACGGAAATCGTCACGGTATACCGGGAATACAAGAAACTGGTGGACACCTGGAAGGACGATGAAGCCATTGTCAAAGCCCGGGAAGACCAGGAACTGACCGCCATGGCGGAAGAGGAAATGCAGGAACTCCAGCCCCGGCTGGAAGCCTATGAAGAAAAGCTGACCCTGCTGCTGCTGCCCAGGGACCCCAATGATGAAAAGAACATCATCATGGAAATCCGGGCCGGAGCCGGCGGGGACGAAGCGGCCCTGTTTGCCGGGGACCTGTTCCGGATGTACACCCGGTATGCGGAGCAGAAGGGGTGGAAGGTGGAACTGATGGATTCCAGTCCCACGGGCCTGGGGG is a genomic window containing:
- a CDS encoding dicarboxylate/amino acid:cation symporter; amino-acid sequence: MKLGLVPKIIIAIIIGILIGQYLPEDICRTVVTLSGIFSNFLKFVIPLMILAYVTMGIADLSQGAGKLLLITAVIAYGSTLVGGTFSFTVADTLFPSFISAGVLDELAKTAGKSLPPFFSITIPPILDTISAVVLAFIIGLCLSSLRGKEIGDTLYNGFKDFSKIIDQVLTHAIVPFLPLYICGTFVDMTRSGKTFVILSVLWKVFLVVIAMHLILLFVQFMIAGSFSGKNPFTLMKNQIPGYTTALGTQSSAATIPVNLECSKADGVCEQIRNFVIPLCANIHMCGSMITITACATAVCLMYQIPIHLGTVIPFIMTLGVAMVASPGAPGGSIMTALPFLWMIFGKEQGDPNGPICALMVALYITQDSFGTACNVSGDNAIAVIVDKIYKTWIKK
- a CDS encoding LysR family transcriptional regulator, with the translated sequence MELRELKSFLKIMEVQSFSRAAKELGYSQSALSVQIHSLESELGVRLFDRLGRQVVLTPPGRELARRALPILQQVEEVENVMHNRPPAQALRLGMIESLCKAHMSRVMEYAARNLPDLHITITIDSPSVLLDALNHNKVDLVYVLDKPLFDVKWVKVFQKRENIVFVCSQDSPLARKKEVELEEVIRQPFFLTEKEDNYRLSLDQHLAARQCALEPLLEVSDTGFILDMVQRNLGLSFLPQYVVENSLWQDRLHILRVRDFRMHMYRQLFYHKDKWLTQAMKVFLQLAVRENPPEDGEKIPDFSGNPEEDPCTEGGSMI
- the rpmE gene encoding 50S ribosomal protein L31 — translated: MKKGIHPNYGECTVICGCGNTFKTGSVKKELRVDVCSKCHPFFTGKQRDMSARGRIEKFNKRYGKDAK
- a CDS encoding DUF1385 domain-containing protein, with translation MTKKLSVGGQAVIEGVMMRGPGKLAVAVRKPNGEITVDLKDAGSVSDRYPILKKPFLRGVVSLVESLSYGMKALSFSAQASGEEEEGEESMSSLELAGTIAVSVGLAVLLFVVLPTGAMKLLQNEGFSPMVLNLCEGLLRLGIFLLYIWGISRQKDIQRVFQYHGAEHKTIYTYEHGLPLRVENVRPFSTLHPRCGTNFLMIVMLISIFIFTFLGWPSLWERILSRILLMPVVAGISYEIIRFAGKHMEKPWVRAAILPGLALQKLTTRQPDDDQIEVAIASLKAVLPPEEIIE